The genomic window GGAAAGCTGCCCAGGGATCTCGACCGGCAGAGGCTTCGGACCAGGTCGGGGCTCAAGTGGTACCGCGAGGGATTGAAACGACTGCGGGGAAAAGAAACCGAGCCCTCGCCGGACAAACTCGCCATCCTCCAAAAAGAAGACGGCGTGCTGGAGTAGACGGATGTCGACGGACTGACGGAGAGCACCGATTTGTCTGCTCGCGGGGTGACGAAACCGTCATGGAGCGTGGTGTTCGGGTGTTTGACTATGCCGCTGTTCCGGTGAGCGCGGGCGAGCGGGGGACGGTATCGCCGAGCAGCCGCAGCCCGTTGAAAATCACCAGGAGCGATGCACCCATGTCGGCCGCGATGGCCCCCCAGAGGTTGGCCAGTCCCATGACGGACAGGACCACGAAGAGCGCCTTGACCCCGAGGGAGAAGGCGATGTTCGATTTGATGATCCCCAGGGTCCTGCGGGAGTGCCGGACCAGCCACGGAAGTCGGGTGAGGTCGTCGGACATGAGGGCGATGTCGGCGGTCTCGACGGCCGCGTCGGACCCCATGGCGCCCATGGCGATGGATACCGAGGAGGCGGTCATGGCGGGCGCGTCGTTCACTCCGTCGCCCACCATGGCGGTGGGGCCGGATTCCTGCTCCATTTTCGACACGAGCTCAACCTTGTCTTCCGGCAGCAATTCCGAATGGAATTCATCGACGCCGATCGCACGGGCCGCCTGTGCGGCGGTCCGGTGGTTGTCGCCGGTGATCATGACGACCCGGCGGACACCGAGGGACTTCAATTCCCGGATGACCTCCCCGGCCTCCGGTCTCACCATGTCGGCCACGCTCATCACGCCGCAGATGTGATCGTCACACCACATGGCCACCAGTGAATGTCCCGCGTCTTCGAGGCGGCAGGCCATTTCATGGAACAGCGGGCTTTCCCGCTCGAGGCTTTCCAGCATCCGATGACTGCCGATCCAGTATGGCCTGCCGTCGATCACCCCTCTGGCTCCCATGCCGGGAAGAATCGTGAAGTCCCGGGCCGGCGTGTACTCGATGCCCCTGGCCTGCGCCGCGTTCAGAATGGCTCGCGCAAGGGGGTGAGTGCTGTGCGATTCGAGGGCGGCGGCATTCAACAGCAGACCGCTCTCGGTGTGGTCGTCCATCGGGATGATTTCCTGAATGCGGGGTTCTCCCCGCGTCAGAGTCCCGGTCTTGTCGAAGGCGATGGAACGCAGGTGCGCGGGAGCCTCGAGGAAAGCTCCGCCTTTGATCAGGACTCCATGGCGGGCGGCGGCGGTCAGCCCGGAGACGACGCTCACCGGGGTTGAAATGACCAGGGAGCAGGGACAGGCGATCACCAGGATGACAAGGGCCTGGTAGAACCACCCGGTCCAATCGCCTCCCAACACCAGCGGGGGGGCCACGGCGATCAGTCCCGCCAGGATCATCATGGCGGGCGTGTAGAACCGTGCGAACCGCTCGACCCACTGTTCGGCGGGCGCGCGACGGGCCTGGCCTTCCTCGACCATCCGGATGATGCGTGCCAGAGTGGTGTCGCCGGATGGTCGCGTCGCGCGGAACTCGATCGCGCCCTCGCCATTGACGGTCCCCGCAAATACGGGGTCTCCCATTCGCTTTTCCACCGGGAGGGATTCGCCCGTAATGGGCGCTTCGTCGACCCATGAGGCACCCGCCGTGACGGTGCCGTCCAGGGGAATCTTTTCGCCCGGGCGCACCAGAACGGTGGCGCCCACCGGGACGTCGTCCACCGGTTTTTCTTCGATATCTCCGTCCGTGGGGCAGATGAACCGGGCCGTCCGGGGTGAAATGTCCGTGAGTGCGCGGATGGCGTTGCGGGCGCGCCCGACGCTCCAGGATTCGAGCAGCAGGGCCAGCGAGAAAAGAAAGGTAACGGACGCCGCTTCGGTCCACTGGCCGATCCATATGGCGCCGACAACCGCGACGGCCATCAGCAGGTTCATGTCGGGTTGAAGATTTCTTGCGGCAAAGAAGGCTCTGGGCGCGATATTCCAGCCGCCGGCGACGATGGCGCAGGCGTAGAGCATGACGGTTCCCGGGGGAAACGGCCGACCGGCGTGTTCTCCGCCCGCCAGCGCCTCGAGGAAGCTCCCGTTCTGGAAAACGTGAAGGAGGAATCCCGCGACGATCAACAGACCGGAGGCGCAGCACAGCAGAAGGCGGCCGTGGCGCCGCCACAGGCCTTCCTCGACCGCGCACACGCCGCCCGAACAGAAATCGACCCATGGAACGGCCTGCATCCCCGTCGCGGCCACCACCGCCGTGATCTCCTCCGCGCGTATGGGGGGGCCGGAGGACACCACCGTCATCTTGCCGTTCAACAAGTCGAAGGACAGGTTCAGCTCGCCGCCGACCAGAGGCCCTACCTGCCTCTTCAGAACGGAGATCTCGTCCCCGCAGCACATGCCCCTGATCCGAAAGGCCATCCTTTCCATCAGCGCGATTTCCCTCTTCTTTTTCCTTCGATCGGCACTCCGCGCAAACGTCGCGTCGCCGTGTGCCCGGATAACCCCGCCGGCGCTCGCAACCGCG from Syntrophobacter fumaroxidans MPOB includes these protein-coding regions:
- a CDS encoding heavy metal translocating P-type ATPase gives rise to the protein MERMAFRIRGMCCGDEISVLKRQVGPLVGGELNLSFDLLNGKMTVVSSGPPIRAEEITAVVAATGMQAVPWVDFCSGGVCAVEEGLWRRHGRLLLCCASGLLIVAGFLLHVFQNGSFLEALAGGEHAGRPFPPGTVMLYACAIVAGGWNIAPRAFFAARNLQPDMNLLMAVAVVGAIWIGQWTEAASVTFLFSLALLLESWSVGRARNAIRALTDISPRTARFICPTDGDIEEKPVDDVPVGATVLVRPGEKIPLDGTVTAGASWVDEAPITGESLPVEKRMGDPVFAGTVNGEGAIEFRATRPSGDTTLARIIRMVEEGQARRAPAEQWVERFARFYTPAMMILAGLIAVAPPLVLGGDWTGWFYQALVILVIACPCSLVISTPVSVVSGLTAAARHGVLIKGGAFLEAPAHLRSIAFDKTGTLTRGEPRIQEIIPMDDHTESGLLLNAAALESHSTHPLARAILNAAQARGIEYTPARDFTILPGMGARGVIDGRPYWIGSHRMLESLERESPLFHEMACRLEDAGHSLVAMWCDDHICGVMSVADMVRPEAGEVIRELKSLGVRRVVMITGDNHRTAAQAARAIGVDEFHSELLPEDKVELVSKMEQESGPTAMVGDGVNDAPAMTASSVSIAMGAMGSDAAVETADIALMSDDLTRLPWLVRHSRRTLGIIKSNIAFSLGVKALFVVLSVMGLANLWGAIAADMGASLLVIFNGLRLLGDTVPRSPALTGTAA